A genomic window from Quercus lobata isolate SW786 chromosome 10, ValleyOak3.0 Primary Assembly, whole genome shotgun sequence includes:
- the LOC115964851 gene encoding uncharacterized protein LOC115964851 encodes MSVARLPTGTDDQGSKRAKGMASPILGFSDEDKDGTIQPHNDALVVTLRIEGYDVKRVLVDQGSTVEVMYPDLYKGLNLRPEDLTTYNSPLVSFEGKTVTLKGQIRLPVQTSSDIVEVDFIVVDAYSPYTAIIAKPWLHALGAVSSTLHQKVKYPSEGRAKK; translated from the coding sequence ATGTCAGTGGCCCGACTCCCCACTGGAACTGACGACCAGGGGTCTAAGAGGGCTAAAGGGATGGCATCTCCCATACTcggattctcggatgaggataaagATGGAACCATCCAGCCCCACAATGATGCTCTAGTCGTCACACTCAGGATTGAGGGATATGACGTGAAAAGAGTGCTAGTTGATCAGGGCAGCACCGTGGAGGTAATGTACCCCGacttgtacaaggggctgaatCTGAGACCAGAAGACTTGACAACATACAACTCCCCTTTGGTGAGTTTTGAAGGAAAAACTGTTACTCTGAAAGGCCAGATTAGGCTGCCCGTCCAAACAAGCTCGGACATAGTAGAGGTGGACTTCATAGTGGTGGACGCATATTCGCCTTATACTGCTATTATAGCCAAACCATGGCTTCATGCCTTAGGAGCAGTATCGTCAACCTTacaccaaaaggtgaagtacccatcgGAGGGTCGGGCCAAGAAGTGA